The DNA segment ACCTCTGGTTTCTGGTCGACGACCCGGGCTTCTCCGGCACCGTGCTGCGGACCATCCCCGGCGCCCTCTCCTTCATCGGCGAGCCGATCACCTTCGGCCTGCACCCCGAGGACGCCCCGGTCTTCCTCGAGCAGGAGGGCTGGGCGGTCGCCGAGCTGGCGGACGCGGATGGGTTGTCGGCGCGCTACCTCGGTGGGGAGCGGCCCTCGTATCGGGCGTGCTACGTGGTGCACGCGAAGGGTTGAGGTCGGGCTGTGAGCTTTGAGCTCTGAGCAAGCTGGTTCACGAGGGGTGAAGCAGGACGCCTGGGCTCGCGCCTTCATCGAGCGCAGCCCGGTTGCTCGTAGCTCGTGGCTCGTAGCTCACAGCCCTCTGGCCCCCTCACTCCCCCGGGAGCTGCGCCCGACCCGCGAGGAACGCCTCAACCCGCCTCACCGCATTCGCCCTCACATCCTCGTAGAACAGATCGTAATCGTAGATGTGATAGCTCCCGCCCGCGTTCATCGTCTCGTAGGGCTCGGGCTGGGTGGGGATCATCAGGCGGCTGCCCACGCAGCGGGCCCCGAAGGAGGCCGGGCGCGGCGCGCCGAGGCCGGTGACCTCGATCTTCTGCTGCTCCTCCTCCCCGAACATCAGGGCCAGCATCCCCGGGAAGGGCTCGGCGGTGCGGATGGTCGTCGCGCCGAGGTGCGCCGCGGCCGGGGCGGGCTCCTCGCCCTGCCGCCAGGTCAGCGGGTTCACGCAGAGGCGCGGCACGCCCCTGCTGCTCACCAGGGCGTCGCCCTGCCAGTGGAGGTAGGCGATCTCGAAGTCCGGGTCGCCCTCCTCGGTGTGGGTGTCCCAGCCCACCAGGCAGCCGGTGGCCTCGGGGCCCTCGCAGACGGGCACGCCGGGCAGGCGCTCCTTCAGGAGAGCGACGGGCAGGCGGTAGCCGACGAGGTAGGCGGAGATCAGCCGCTCACGGGCCGGGGAGTCGGCGAGCTCCTCGAGCAGCCGCAGCGCGTGCATCGTGCCCTGGCTGTGGGAGGCGAGGATGAAGGGCCGCCCTGCGTTGTCGTGCTCGAGGTAGTGCTCGAAGGCCGCCTTCACGTCGCCGTAGGCCAGGCGGAAGGCCGCCAGACTGTTGGCGTCGTTCTCGAGGTAGGCGCCGATCGCGGCCTGCCGGTAGCGCGGGGCGAAGACCCGGCAGCAGCCGTTGAAGGCGCTGGCCTGCCCGGCCATCGTCACCGCCGTCATCGCCTTCGCCCGCGGATCGTCGGTCGGGCCGTTCCAGCGGTCGGAGGCGTAGTAGGTCGTCGGGTGGACGAAGAAGACGTCGGCCGGCGCGCTGGCCTGCGCCTCGGGTGTAGCCCCGCCCTCGCTCACCAGGTCGGCCGGGTCCTCGGTCTCGGGCCGGGCCGCCCAGGCCCAGGCCTGGGAGTAGTCGGGCGCGGCGGGCGAGCGCCCGGGGTCGAAGTCGGCCCCGGGCCGCAGCATCAGGCCCAGGATCTCGGTACCCCAGAGGTTCACCGCGACGTAGCTGGCGGCGAGGACGACGCCGAAG comes from the Deltaproteobacteria bacterium genome and includes:
- a CDS encoding DUF3089 domain-containing protein, with protein sequence MKRFFLTVLAVFGVVLAASYVAVNLWGTEILGLMLRPGADFDPGRSPAAPDYSQAWAWAARPETEDPADLVSEGGATPEAQASAPADVFFVHPTTYYASDRWNGPTDDPRAKAMTAVTMAGQASAFNGCCRVFAPRYRQAAIGAYLENDANSLAAFRLAYGDVKAAFEHYLEHDNAGRPFILASHSQGTMHALRLLEELADSPARERLISAYLVGYRLPVALLKERLPGVPVCEGPEATGCLVGWDTHTEEGDPDFEIAYLHWQGDALVSSRGVPRLCVNPLTWRQGEEPAPAAAHLGATTIRTAEPFPGMLALMFGEEEQQKIEVTGLGAPRPASFGARCVGSRLMIPTQPEPYETMNAGGSYHIYDYDLFYEDVRANAVRRVEAFLAGRAQLPGE